The sequence below is a genomic window from Cerasicoccus sp. TK19100.
TTTCCTTTTGGCCGTCCTTGGCGCGGTCGAGGTATTCGGCGAGGGAAGTCAGCTTGCCCTTTTCGAGCATCGAGGACTCAAAGCGCAGGAGCTCGGAAGTTTGCTCGCGGTAAGTGAAGTCGCTGATCGCGCCTTCCTTCATGAAGAAGCCAAACTGCTGCCAGAACTTCTCATACTTTTCGGCGTCCTTCTTGGCGATCTTCTCAAGGTGCTTGAGGAGGCGCTTGGTGATGACGTTGCCGATTTTGTTGAGCAGCGCGCTGTCCTGCATGGACTCGCGGGAAATGTTGAGCGGCAAGTCGGCGGAGTCGACGACGCCCTTGATGAAGCGCAGCCACTCGGGCAGGAGCTTCTTCGGCTGCGGGTCGATCAGCACCTTGCGGCAATGCAGCGCGACGCCGGGCTCAATGCGGCCAAAGCCGGGCATTTCCGGATTGGAGCCGGGGATGTAGAGCAGGGTGTGGATGTCGAGCGGGGCATCGGCCTGGAAGTGCATCCAGTCGAGCGGCTCGTCAAAGGCCTTGGCCTGATACTTGTAGAATTCCTTATAGTCCTCCTCGGTGATCTCGGACTTGTCCTTGAGCCAGATGGCCTGCTGGGTGTTGACCTTCTCGCCGTTCAGGTTGATCGGGAAATCGACGTAGGCTGAGTAGCGCTCGAGGATGCTCTTCACGCGGTAGTCCTTGGCAAAGTCCTTCGCGTCTTCCTTCAGCTTGATGACGATCTTGGTGCCGCGGTTGAGGCCCTCGGCTTCTTCAATGGTGTAGCTGCCGGCGCCTTCGCTGGTCCAGCACCAGCCGGTGCCATCGCTTTGCCAGTTGCGGGTGAAAACCTTCACCTCGTCGGCGCACATGAAGACCGAGTAGAAGCCGACGCCGAACTGGCCGATCAGTGCTTCGTTGGCGCCGCCGGACTCCTTGACGGCGTTGAGGAACGCCTTGGTGCCGGAGTGGGCGATGGTGCCGAGGTTTTCGACGAGGTCATCACGGGTCATGCCGATGCCGTGGTCCTGGATGGTCAGCGTGCCGGCTTCCTCGTCGGAGGTGATGTTGATCTCCAGCGCGAGATTGTCATCGTGGATGGTCTTCTCGGTCAGCTGGGTATGACGCAGTTTTTCCAGTGCGTCAGAGGCGTTGGACACCAACTCGCGGATGAAGATTTCCTTGTCGGTGTAGAGGGAGTGGATGACGATATCCAGCACCTGCTTGACTTCGGCCTGGAATTCGTGGGTTTCGGGCGCGGTTGTGCTCATGGTTATGTGATTACTATGTGTAGTTAATTTGAAATTAGCTAAACCCGCTAAATGAAAGCATCTGCGGCGCGGATTCAAGCTGTTTTCTGCACAAGCGTGGGGAGTCGTGCTCCAACCGGCTAAGATTGCTGAGCGTTCTGAGCAGTTGGGGCGATTGGAGGCTTCTTTTGCTTCAGGTTACAGAAATTCAGCCCAGTCGTTTAAAGGCGTCGTACAGATTTTTGTTAAAACACCTGAATCGCATTTAGGGCTTTCCGAATCTGTTCGGTTGCAGGCTTAATGCATTGCCCGCGTGTGGGGGTTGGAAGCGCGGATTTTTTTCGGCAAATAATAAGTCTATGATGATCATCATATTGTGCCATTTCTGTGTCTTTAATTTGGTTCGGTCATTTGCATTACAGAAAGTTCACACTCAGGATAATGCCCTACTGGCACGA
It includes:
- the htpG gene encoding molecular chaperone HtpG — encoded protein: MSTTAPETHEFQAEVKQVLDIVIHSLYTDKEIFIRELVSNASDALEKLRHTQLTEKTIHDDNLALEINITSDEEAGTLTIQDHGIGMTRDDLVENLGTIAHSGTKAFLNAVKESGGANEALIGQFGVGFYSVFMCADEVKVFTRNWQSDGTGWCWTSEGAGSYTIEEAEGLNRGTKIVIKLKEDAKDFAKDYRVKSILERYSAYVDFPINLNGEKVNTQQAIWLKDKSEITEEDYKEFYKYQAKAFDEPLDWMHFQADAPLDIHTLLYIPGSNPEMPGFGRIEPGVALHCRKVLIDPQPKKLLPEWLRFIKGVVDSADLPLNISRESMQDSALLNKIGNVITKRLLKHLEKIAKKDAEKYEKFWQQFGFFMKEGAISDFTYREQTSELLRFESSMLEKGKLTSLAEYLDRAKDGQKEIYYLIGPSRTALESGPYLEAFKARGLEVLFLYEPIDEYLMTNLREYKEKQLKSADADDLELEDAEVEGEPLPEDQVKALCEWLKTSLGEERVKKVAAGKRLVDSPIVATNADAMMSAQMRQMMRAMGRSDEMPDDQVSVNLEINPRHGLIKHLSALSQSNEDTAKLIAEQLLDNALISAGLLDDPRSMINRLNSILEKVAK